One window of Saccharopolyspora phatthalungensis genomic DNA carries:
- a CDS encoding dihydrolipoamide acetyltransferase family protein, producing the protein MATLLRMPEVAAGATEAVLLEWLVKENAPFNTGDPIAVVETDKASVEVAAETGGVILRTLVPGGTSVEVGAPMALLGADGDDAADVDRLLVELGVGVTPTPKSAPERREIPESATETTRQPTRPSEDEPRRVFISPLARKLLKEAGLTPEQLQGTGPNGRIIRRDVDKAIAEAQAAVQPTPARRSEQPIGASFKEIPHSRLRRVIAERLTASKQTIPHFYLKRRAQVDELLALRTKLNQVSPSKISVNDLILRAVAVAHQEVPEANVIWTQDALHQYQAVDIGVAIAGERGLVTPVLRNVEKTSPSGIAAQVRAFVEQANEGRLRQSDLEGGSISVTNLGMYGVEEFSAIINPPHSAILAVGAAVPEAVAAGESVNVATRLSLVLSVDHRAIDGALAARWMAALVQALEEPMRLLA; encoded by the coding sequence ATGGCAACGCTGCTGCGCATGCCCGAAGTCGCAGCCGGTGCGACGGAAGCCGTCCTGCTGGAATGGCTCGTGAAAGAGAACGCGCCCTTCAACACGGGCGACCCGATCGCGGTCGTCGAAACCGACAAGGCGTCGGTCGAGGTGGCGGCCGAGACCGGCGGAGTGATCCTGCGAACCCTCGTACCGGGTGGAACCTCGGTCGAGGTCGGCGCACCCATGGCGTTGCTGGGCGCCGACGGTGACGACGCTGCCGACGTCGACCGGCTGCTCGTGGAACTCGGCGTCGGTGTCACGCCCACCCCAAAGTCGGCTCCGGAACGCCGTGAGATTCCCGAATCGGCAACGGAGACGACTCGGCAGCCGACCAGGCCGTCAGAAGACGAGCCACGCCGCGTGTTCATCAGCCCGCTCGCCCGCAAGCTACTCAAGGAAGCAGGTCTGACACCGGAACAGTTGCAGGGCACCGGCCCCAACGGACGCATCATCCGTCGCGACGTCGACAAGGCAATCGCGGAGGCACAAGCCGCCGTGCAGCCCACCCCGGCTCGTCGCTCGGAACAGCCCATTGGCGCGTCGTTTAAGGAGATTCCACACTCAAGACTGCGTCGCGTGATCGCCGAACGCCTCACAGCGAGCAAACAGACGATCCCGCACTTCTACCTCAAACGACGCGCCCAGGTCGACGAACTCCTCGCCTTACGCACGAAGCTCAACCAGGTTTCACCGTCCAAGATCTCCGTTAACGACCTGATTCTGCGTGCTGTCGCGGTCGCACATCAGGAAGTTCCCGAAGCAAACGTCATCTGGACGCAGGACGCGTTGCACCAGTACCAAGCTGTGGACATCGGCGTCGCGATCGCCGGCGAGCGCGGGCTGGTCACTCCGGTGCTACGCAACGTCGAGAAGACCTCGCCGAGCGGTATCGCGGCCCAGGTCCGGGCCTTCGTCGAGCAGGCTAACGAAGGCCGGTTGCGACAGTCCGATCTCGAAGGTGGCTCGATCAGCGTAACCAACCTCGGCATGTACGGTGTCGAGGAGTTCTCCGCGATCATCAATCCCCCGCACAGCGCGATTCTCGCGGTCGGAGCCGCGGTGCCGGAGGCAGTCGCAGCCGGCGAGAGCGTCAACGTCGCCACCCGCCTGTCACTGGTCCTGTCGGTCGACCACCGGGCGATCGACGGCGCCTTGGCTGCGCGTTGGATGGCCGCTTTGGTGCAGGCACTGGAAGAACCGATGCGACTACTCGCCTGA
- a CDS encoding alpha-ketoacid dehydrogenase subunit alpha/beta: MPTHDNLAAASPWVELRTSSEDWDTADPDLLLQMLGQALWIRVFEEYVLELAGQGLIHGPAHSSIGQEGGAVGSILPLRSDDYVNGSHRGHHQFLAKAFGHVTSRKPGLLPELTDDVRVVLRRTLAEICGLADGFCRGRGGSMHLRWRDAGAMGTNAIVGGGVPQAAGFAFNQRHAGTDAVSVTYFGDGAVNIGSVLETFNLAAAWRLPVCFFIENNQYAVSTSVQEATAEARLSARGPGFNIPSWRVDGMDPLAVNLAMNEALDHMRAGNGPTIVEADLYRYFHQNGPYPGSAFGYRDKSEEKAWRDRDPIEQLRTHVLRRSLATTEDIAAALEEITEAMRQIGDSLLESVPGGKPGQRRIKAAEWPDPGFVDVGVRGDLSELEGSRYEEADTFSAELGERRFIDAVSDVLARRMATDERVVVLGEDVHRLKGGTNGATKRALELVPDRVLGTPISENAFTGLGGGMALDGRIRPVVEYMYADFMWVAADQLFNQVAKARHMFGGDNAVPFVLRSKLAVGTGYGSQHSMDPAGILTSAPGLRVVAPSTPFDYIGLMNTALACEDPVVVLEHVDLYPTSGPAPIDDLDYRIPVGKAAVRREGDDLTIISYLSMVRHCLDALDQVAEVKADLIDLRWLDRASLDWETIAGSVRKTNRVLIVEQGAVGTSYGGWLADEIQRRLFDWLDAPISRVTGKESSPSISKVLERAAIARTDEVVTALREFAAY; encoded by the coding sequence ATGCCCACCCATGACAACCTGGCCGCCGCTTCCCCGTGGGTTGAGCTGAGGACGTCGTCCGAGGACTGGGACACGGCGGACCCGGATCTGCTCTTGCAGATGCTGGGGCAAGCACTGTGGATCCGGGTTTTCGAAGAGTACGTGCTCGAACTTGCCGGCCAGGGACTCATTCACGGTCCGGCGCACTCCAGCATCGGCCAGGAGGGCGGCGCTGTCGGGTCGATTCTGCCGCTGCGCAGCGACGACTACGTCAACGGTTCACACCGCGGACACCACCAGTTCCTGGCGAAAGCGTTCGGCCACGTCACGTCGCGCAAACCAGGCCTGTTGCCGGAACTCACCGATGACGTGCGTGTCGTGCTGCGTCGCACTCTCGCCGAGATCTGCGGGCTGGCCGACGGATTCTGCCGTGGCCGCGGCGGGTCGATGCACCTGCGCTGGCGCGACGCCGGAGCGATGGGCACCAACGCGATCGTTGGCGGCGGCGTTCCGCAGGCCGCAGGCTTCGCGTTCAACCAACGCCACGCGGGAACCGATGCGGTGAGCGTGACCTACTTCGGCGACGGAGCAGTCAACATCGGGTCGGTGCTGGAAACCTTCAACCTCGCCGCGGCGTGGCGCCTGCCTGTCTGCTTCTTCATCGAGAACAACCAGTACGCGGTCTCCACCTCCGTACAGGAAGCAACTGCGGAGGCCCGACTGTCCGCGCGGGGCCCGGGGTTCAACATCCCGAGCTGGCGCGTCGACGGCATGGATCCACTCGCGGTGAACCTCGCAATGAACGAGGCCCTGGACCACATGCGCGCGGGCAACGGCCCGACGATCGTGGAGGCGGACCTATACCGGTACTTCCACCAGAACGGCCCGTACCCCGGCAGTGCCTTCGGTTACCGCGATAAGTCCGAGGAAAAAGCCTGGCGGGATCGCGACCCGATCGAGCAACTGCGTACTCATGTGCTCCGGCGCAGCCTTGCGACCACAGAGGACATCGCGGCTGCCCTCGAAGAAATCACCGAAGCCATGCGCCAGATCGGTGACTCGCTGCTGGAGTCGGTGCCGGGCGGAAAGCCGGGTCAGCGGCGAATCAAGGCGGCAGAGTGGCCGGACCCCGGCTTCGTCGATGTCGGCGTCCGCGGCGACCTCAGCGAGCTGGAAGGCAGCCGTTACGAGGAAGCCGACACCTTCTCCGCTGAGCTCGGCGAGCGCCGGTTCATCGACGCGGTGAGCGACGTGCTGGCGCGCCGGATGGCGACCGACGAGCGGGTCGTCGTGCTCGGCGAGGACGTCCACCGGCTCAAGGGCGGTACCAACGGCGCCACCAAACGCGCGCTGGAGCTGGTCCCTGACCGCGTGCTCGGTACCCCCATCAGCGAGAACGCCTTCACCGGGCTGGGCGGCGGCATGGCGCTCGATGGTCGGATCCGGCCTGTCGTGGAATACATGTACGCCGACTTCATGTGGGTCGCCGCGGACCAGCTGTTCAACCAGGTGGCAAAGGCACGCCACATGTTCGGCGGCGACAACGCCGTCCCCTTCGTGCTGCGCAGCAAGCTCGCAGTCGGCACCGGGTATGGATCCCAGCACTCGATGGATCCGGCGGGGATTCTGACGAGCGCCCCGGGCTTGCGCGTGGTCGCGCCGTCGACCCCGTTCGACTACATCGGACTGATGAACACGGCTCTGGCTTGTGAGGACCCGGTGGTGGTACTCGAGCACGTCGACCTCTACCCGACGAGCGGTCCGGCTCCGATAGACGATCTCGACTATCGGATCCCGGTGGGCAAAGCGGCCGTGCGCAGGGAAGGCGACGACCTGACGATCATTTCCTACCTCTCGATGGTGCGGCACTGTCTTGACGCGCTCGACCAGGTCGCCGAGGTCAAGGCGGATCTGATCGACCTGCGCTGGCTCGACCGGGCAAGCCTCGACTGGGAGACCATCGCAGGCAGCGTGCGCAAGACCAACCGGGTATTGATCGTGGAACAAGGAGCTGTGGGCACCTCCTACGGCGGCTGGCTCGCCGACGAAATCCAGCGACGGCTCTTCGACTGGCTGGATGCGCCGATCTCACGAGTTACCGGCAAGGAGTCCTCACCCAGTATCAGCAAGGTCCTTGAGCGCGCGGCGATCGCCCGCACCGATGAAGTCGTGACCGCCCTGCGTGAATTCGCTGCCTACTGA
- a CDS encoding VOC family protein gives MPIPGITGVDHFGVTVPDLEQAREFFVDVLGCEYLYTLGPLRDDGGRWMSEHLNVDDRAVAQRIQFFRIGGRAILEVFEYEAPAQRQELPRNSDIGGHHLAFYVADLDAAVADLRRRGLRVLGEPTKSKGPHEGQRWIYFLSPWGLQCELVSYPHGKAFDRDPDAFR, from the coding sequence ATGCCCATCCCGGGAATCACCGGAGTCGATCATTTCGGAGTGACCGTTCCTGACCTGGAACAGGCTCGGGAGTTCTTCGTCGACGTGCTCGGTTGCGAGTACCTCTACACGCTGGGCCCGCTGCGTGACGACGGCGGACGGTGGATGAGCGAGCACCTCAACGTCGATGACCGGGCCGTGGCGCAGCGGATCCAGTTCTTCCGCATCGGCGGCCGGGCGATCTTGGAGGTGTTCGAGTACGAAGCGCCCGCCCAGCGTCAGGAGTTGCCGCGAAACAGTGACATCGGTGGTCACCACCTCGCGTTCTACGTAGCGGATCTCGACGCCGCTGTCGCTGATCTCCGGCGCCGAGGGCTCCGTGTCCTCGGCGAGCCGACGAAGAGCAAGGGGCCGCACGAGGGACAGCGATGGATCTACTTCCTGTCGCCGTGGGGTCTTCAGTGTGAGCTAGTGTCCTACCCACACGGTAAGGCGTTCGACCGGGATCCGGACGCCTTCAGGTGA
- a CDS encoding GntR family transcriptional regulator, whose translation MPDRNGAVPASVASQRIADQLRGKILAGELAPGTRIIQDDLAAELQTSRLPVREALRILQSRGLVTLRANQGAWVTKMDMRECELSYKIRERLEPLLLAESAPHLVEADLSELAGLQERIEQTDDVEEFLVLDRRLHWGTYRHHQAGELASIIARLWDTTQHYRRAFTRLTVARRGWIINAEHGLLIQALRDRDLVSAERILELHIRRTRVELAQHPELFQDD comes from the coding sequence GTGCCGGATCGCAATGGTGCAGTGCCTGCTTCGGTCGCCAGCCAGCGGATTGCCGACCAGTTGCGGGGGAAGATTCTCGCGGGCGAGCTCGCGCCCGGGACCAGGATCATTCAGGATGATCTTGCGGCCGAGCTTCAGACGAGCCGCTTGCCCGTTCGGGAGGCTTTGCGGATCCTGCAGTCTCGCGGCCTAGTCACACTGCGTGCGAACCAGGGTGCCTGGGTCACCAAGATGGACATGCGGGAGTGCGAGTTGAGCTACAAGATCCGGGAACGCCTCGAACCGCTCCTGCTCGCCGAATCCGCACCGCATCTCGTGGAGGCAGACCTTTCCGAGCTGGCCGGATTGCAGGAGCGCATCGAGCAGACGGATGACGTCGAAGAGTTCCTGGTGCTCGATCGGCGGCTGCATTGGGGCACATACCGCCACCACCAGGCCGGCGAGCTCGCTTCGATCATCGCGCGGTTGTGGGACACAACTCAGCATTACCGCAGGGCTTTCACTCGTCTGACCGTGGCCCGCAGGGGCTGGATCATCAACGCCGAGCACGGCCTGCTGATCCAGGCCCTGCGGGACCGAGATCTGGTCTCCGCTGAACGCATCCTGGAACTGCACATCCGGCGAACCCGCGTGGAGCTCGCGCAACATCCGGAGTTGTTCCAGGACGATTAG
- a CDS encoding HNH endonuclease signature motif containing protein codes for MAPLTDTRDANVEMTSSRSSVVSCSDAELIARIQRCEQAMRVAMMEQLQIIAEADRRGLHAERGARSMQVWLRELLNIDHQDATTRVTVARNVEDRASLYGETMPAELPQTAAALSQGAISVEHARVIVAGIRRLPDYARCHRVGEVEATLAGYARQMPPRELETIAERIRYLLDQDGAYHDEADQHEARELHYGTARDGMTVVKARLDRETGAKFVALIEPLAAPCPQTDGEKDPRSAGQRNADGFAALLDLATDSDGIPRAGGQRPHLTITIDFEDLKRGLGFPDEHGMPGTLNTGRAITAENARRIACDSEVLPMVLDGAGLPLEVGRARRTAPAHLRAALLQRDGACSFPGCDRPPGTPDAHHVVSWIDGGPTELANMTMLCGSHHRTVHSQRWEIAMREGRPVFIPPSTVDIDRRPRPGGKALPAQHREYLRDLIPSQRDPAGETCRSRPAAAAS; via the coding sequence ATGGCACCGTTGACGGACACCCGGGACGCGAACGTGGAGATGACCTCTTCACGCTCGTCTGTGGTGTCGTGCTCGGACGCCGAGCTCATCGCCCGGATCCAGCGCTGTGAGCAGGCCATGCGGGTGGCGATGATGGAGCAGTTGCAGATCATCGCCGAGGCCGACCGGCGAGGGCTGCACGCCGAACGTGGCGCGAGGTCGATGCAGGTGTGGTTGCGGGAACTGCTCAACATCGACCACCAGGACGCCACAACCCGGGTGACGGTCGCCCGCAACGTCGAGGACCGGGCCTCGCTGTATGGCGAGACGATGCCCGCCGAGCTTCCCCAGACCGCTGCCGCCTTGTCGCAAGGGGCGATCAGTGTTGAGCATGCGCGGGTGATCGTGGCGGGCATTCGCCGGCTGCCCGACTACGCCCGTTGTCACCGGGTGGGGGAGGTCGAAGCGACCCTGGCCGGCTACGCCCGCCAGATGCCGCCGCGTGAGCTGGAGACAATCGCCGAACGAATCAGGTATCTACTCGACCAGGACGGCGCCTACCACGACGAAGCCGACCAGCACGAGGCGCGGGAGCTGCATTACGGGACCGCTCGTGACGGGATGACGGTCGTCAAGGCCCGGCTGGACCGCGAGACCGGCGCGAAATTCGTTGCGCTCATCGAGCCGCTGGCCGCGCCCTGCCCGCAAACCGACGGGGAGAAGGATCCTCGCAGTGCCGGGCAGCGCAATGCCGACGGCTTCGCCGCGCTGCTCGACCTGGCCACCGACTCCGACGGGATACCGCGTGCCGGAGGGCAACGGCCGCACCTGACGATCACCATCGACTTCGAAGACCTCAAACGCGGGCTGGGCTTCCCCGACGAGCACGGCATGCCCGGCACCCTGAACACCGGGCGTGCCATCACCGCCGAGAACGCGCGGCGCATCGCCTGCGACAGCGAAGTACTGCCCATGGTTCTCGACGGAGCTGGCCTGCCCCTGGAGGTCGGCCGGGCCAGGCGAACCGCACCCGCGCACCTTCGCGCCGCGCTACTCCAGCGAGACGGTGCCTGTTCCTTCCCCGGCTGCGACCGGCCACCGGGGACCCCCGACGCCCACCACGTCGTGAGCTGGATCGATGGCGGCCCTACCGAACTGGCCAACATGACGATGTTGTGCGGCTCCCACCACCGGACCGTGCACAGTCAGCGGTGGGAGATCGCGATGCGCGAGGGCAGACCCGTCTTCATCCCACCGTCCACGGTGGACATCGACCGAAGACCGCGACCAGGTGGCAAGGCGCTGCCTGCCCAGCATCGCGAATACCTCCGGGACCTCATCCCCTCCCAGCGGGACCCGGCGGGCGAAACGTGCCGCTCGCGTCCCGCAGCGGCAGCCAGCTGA
- a CDS encoding helix-turn-helix domain-containing protein, which translates to MVDEAELGAGLRQARTSKGLSLRSVASAVGISASLLSQVENGKTQPSVSTLYALVTHLGISLDGLLRNPSSAPVEATRSPQPVQRHEDSPRIEMTNGVTWERLAVAGYTFVDPLLTTYAPGGSSSANGKLMRHSGIEYGYLIRGELTLKLDFDTYVLRPGDSLCFESQRPHLYLNHTDSIAQGLWFVVGRAELASGDADRDLPEGSPLTSAADALELLGRRSRQS; encoded by the coding sequence ATGGTCGACGAAGCTGAGCTCGGGGCGGGACTGCGACAGGCCCGCACGAGCAAGGGACTGAGCCTCCGCTCGGTCGCCTCGGCCGTTGGGATATCCGCGAGCCTGCTGTCGCAGGTCGAGAACGGCAAGACACAGCCGTCGGTGAGCACCCTCTACGCGCTGGTCACGCATCTCGGCATCTCGCTCGACGGGCTCTTGCGGAACCCGTCGAGCGCCCCGGTCGAAGCGACGCGCTCGCCTCAACCTGTGCAGCGGCACGAGGACAGCCCCCGCATCGAGATGACCAACGGTGTCACCTGGGAACGACTGGCGGTCGCCGGATACACTTTCGTCGATCCGCTGCTCACCACCTACGCTCCAGGCGGATCCAGCTCCGCGAACGGCAAGCTCATGCGCCACTCGGGTATCGAATATGGATATCTGATCCGGGGCGAGCTGACGCTCAAGCTCGATTTCGACACCTACGTATTGCGGCCCGGCGACTCGCTGTGCTTCGAATCTCAGCGACCGCACCTCTACCTGAACCACACCGACTCGATCGCGCAGGGGCTCTGGTTCGTCGTGGGCCGGGCCGAGCTCGCAAGCGGCGACGCCGACCGAGACCTCCCAGAAGGCAGCCCGCTCACATCCGCGGCCGATGCGCTTGAGTTGCTGGGCCGGCGATCGCGGCAGTCCTAG
- a CDS encoding ketopantoate reductase family protein, which produces MDSLGSIGTTSGYRSLMLNISTTGDRLRPPHERRAVTISDATRTKRILILGAGANGASIGADLTRAGLDVLLVDQWPEHVQTIRKDGLRVELPTRTERTEVRTAHLCEVATFRHKFDIVLMLMKAYDSRWAAHLIAPYLADDGLLVGVQNGMTVDTIADVVGPERTLGCVIEITSMMFDPGVVERHSPHDRSWFAVGSIDPATAGREREVAELLELVGSVEVVADIRATKWMKLVSNATTLVTTAILGLPMLEAVALPGMRDLMLRSGQEALDAGAAQGYPVLPIFGLGPADVGEPSRVVETLLDTLLGGFVLPSSKTTILQDWIKGRHSEVDDINGQVVRELARAGEASPVNSAVVEVAHRIERGDVKPSPDNLALLRELSRT; this is translated from the coding sequence TTGGACTCCCTCGGATCGATCGGGACTACTAGCGGATACCGTTCACTAATGCTTAACATCAGTACAACGGGCGACCGCCTGCGACCACCTCACGAAAGGCGTGCCGTGACGATCTCGGATGCGACCAGGACGAAGCGGATCCTGATTCTCGGCGCCGGCGCGAATGGCGCCTCGATCGGCGCCGACCTCACCAGGGCGGGCCTCGACGTGCTGCTGGTCGATCAGTGGCCCGAGCACGTGCAAACGATACGCAAGGATGGCCTGCGAGTCGAGCTGCCCACGAGAACGGAGCGAACCGAGGTACGTACTGCGCACTTGTGCGAGGTAGCGACCTTCCGCCACAAGTTCGACATCGTGCTGATGCTGATGAAGGCCTACGACTCACGCTGGGCGGCTCATCTCATCGCCCCCTATCTGGCCGATGACGGGCTACTGGTCGGCGTGCAGAACGGCATGACGGTGGACACGATCGCGGACGTGGTCGGCCCCGAGCGCACCCTGGGTTGCGTCATCGAGATCACGTCGATGATGTTCGATCCGGGCGTGGTCGAACGACATTCACCACACGATCGATCGTGGTTCGCCGTGGGCAGCATCGATCCCGCGACCGCCGGGCGCGAGCGCGAGGTTGCCGAGCTCCTCGAACTCGTCGGGTCGGTCGAGGTCGTGGCGGACATCCGGGCGACCAAGTGGATGAAGCTGGTCAGCAATGCGACCACCCTCGTGACCACTGCCATTCTCGGGTTGCCGATGCTCGAAGCGGTCGCGCTGCCGGGGATGCGTGATCTGATGCTGCGATCCGGACAGGAGGCGCTGGACGCCGGTGCGGCGCAGGGGTACCCGGTCCTGCCGATCTTCGGTCTGGGGCCCGCGGACGTCGGGGAGCCCTCTCGGGTGGTCGAGACGCTGCTCGACACCTTGCTGGGTGGTTTCGTGCTTCCCAGCAGCAAGACCACGATCCTCCAAGACTGGATCAAGGGTAGGCACAGCGAAGTCGACGACATCAACGGCCAGGTGGTACGCGAACTCGCCCGGGCCGGGGAGGCGAGCCCGGTCAATTCCGCCGTGGTGGAGGTCGCGCACCGGATCGAGCGCGGCGACGTGAAGCCCTCGCCGGATAACCTGGCCTTGCTTCGGGAACTGAGCCGGACGTGA
- a CDS encoding Dabb family protein, translating to MIRHIVAFELVAHDEAERGEDARTIKRELESLVGLVPQIQELHVGVELGLVKGHWDAVLVSDFASADDLASYQEHPEHVRAAKAISPLIAARAVVDYELA from the coding sequence ATGATCCGTCACATCGTGGCCTTTGAACTTGTCGCCCACGACGAAGCCGAGCGCGGCGAGGACGCGCGGACCATCAAGCGTGAACTCGAGTCGCTGGTCGGGCTCGTTCCGCAGATCCAGGAGTTGCATGTCGGAGTGGAACTAGGCTTGGTCAAAGGACATTGGGACGCCGTGCTCGTCTCCGACTTCGCGTCCGCCGACGACCTGGCGAGCTACCAGGAGCACCCCGAACATGTGCGGGCGGCCAAGGCGATCAGTCCGCTGATCGCCGCGCGTGCCGTGGTCGACTACGAGCTTGCCTGA
- a CDS encoding amidohydrolase family protein: MRVVIEDAAVVTMDETLGDFARADILVEDGAIAEIGPGLDVRDAERIDASSMIAIPGLVDTHRHTWQTGLRGILADGNIPDYLRGFRLQMATKYRAEDMYAGNYAGGLDCLNSGVTTVVDYCHNILTEAHAHASVTGLRDSGVRALYGHGLVPVTANTWSEDPRRGGAPERDGGFGWRAALARAIREEYFASENQLLRFAVAPQELAIAPIEEVRQEFELARELGARITFHSNQVLVRNLFKDIEVLHAHGLLDEDLLLVHATFTTEEEWKLLRDTGTTVSVCAETEMQMGMGFPVIREATEHTPGPSLGIDCTSSTGGDMISHARLVLQVTRWREDQPEYAQSRQPTRMRWTTRDALRWLTINGARAAGVDDVTGSLTPGKRADIVLLDMSGISQAGWNRHDPCGAVIAQTNSGNVHTVLVDGRIVKRDGRLTHVNLAGALAVLATSHDYLYDQMACHGGFIPQPPVELPVFDR, encoded by the coding sequence ATGCGCGTTGTGATCGAGGATGCCGCGGTCGTGACAATGGACGAAACGCTCGGCGACTTCGCCAGGGCGGACATCCTCGTCGAGGACGGAGCGATCGCCGAGATCGGTCCCGGACTCGATGTTCGTGACGCCGAGCGGATCGACGCCTCGTCGATGATCGCGATTCCGGGCTTGGTCGACACGCACCGGCACACGTGGCAAACCGGCCTCCGGGGAATTCTCGCCGACGGCAATATCCCTGACTACCTTCGGGGTTTCCGGTTGCAGATGGCCACCAAGTACCGCGCGGAGGACATGTACGCCGGTAACTACGCGGGCGGTCTGGACTGCCTCAACTCCGGTGTGACAACGGTAGTGGACTACTGCCACAACATCCTCACCGAAGCCCATGCCCACGCTTCGGTGACGGGTTTGCGCGACTCCGGGGTACGCGCGCTGTACGGGCACGGTCTTGTTCCCGTCACCGCCAATACGTGGTCGGAGGATCCTCGTCGAGGCGGAGCACCGGAGCGGGACGGTGGCTTCGGCTGGCGGGCGGCCCTGGCTCGTGCGATCCGCGAAGAGTACTTCGCCAGTGAGAACCAGTTGCTCCGGTTCGCAGTGGCACCGCAGGAGCTTGCGATCGCCCCGATCGAAGAGGTGCGTCAGGAATTCGAGCTCGCGCGCGAGCTGGGCGCTCGGATCACGTTCCATTCCAACCAGGTTCTCGTGCGCAACCTGTTCAAGGACATCGAGGTACTGCACGCCCATGGTCTCCTCGACGAGGATCTACTGCTCGTGCACGCCACTTTCACCACCGAGGAAGAGTGGAAGCTGCTGCGCGACACGGGAACCACGGTCTCGGTTTGTGCCGAAACCGAGATGCAGATGGGCATGGGCTTCCCGGTGATCCGTGAAGCCACCGAACACACTCCGGGGCCCAGCCTGGGCATCGACTGCACGAGCAGCACCGGAGGCGACATGATCTCGCATGCGCGCCTGGTGCTCCAGGTGACGCGGTGGCGTGAGGACCAGCCGGAGTACGCACAGTCGCGACAACCCACCCGGATGCGGTGGACGACCCGCGACGCGTTGCGGTGGCTCACCATCAACGGTGCGCGCGCGGCGGGCGTCGATGACGTGACGGGCAGTCTCACTCCCGGCAAGCGGGCGGACATTGTGCTGCTCGACATGAGCGGGATCAGCCAGGCCGGCTGGAACCGGCACGATCCCTGTGGCGCGGTCATCGCCCAGACGAACTCGGGCAATGTCCACACGGTTCTCGTCGATGGGCGGATCGTCAAACGGGACGGCCGGTTGACGCACGTGAACCTCGCTGGCGCACTCGCCGTGCTCGCGACATCACACGACTACCTCTACGACCAGATGGCTTGCCACGGCGGGTTCATTCCGCAGCCGCCCGTCGAGCTCCCGGTATTCGACCGCTGA